In Scatophagus argus isolate fScaArg1 chromosome 3, fScaArg1.pri, whole genome shotgun sequence, one genomic interval encodes:
- the LOC124056853 gene encoding caM kinase-like vesicle-associated protein: MPFGCLTIGEKKDYNNPSDVTDKYDMGQLVKSEEFCEIFRAKDKTTMKMYTCKKFLKKDGRKVRKAAKNEILILKMVKHPNILQLVDVFETKKEYFLFLELATGREVFDWILDQGYYSERDTSNVVRQVLEAVAYLHSLRIVHRNLKLENLVYYNRLKHSKIVISDFHLAKLENGLIKDPCGTPEYLAPEVVGRQRYGRPVDCWATGVIMYILLSGNPPFYDETDDDDYENHDKNLFRKILAGDYEFDSPYWDDISDSAKSLVARLMEVDQDQRLTAQEAINHEWISGGAASDKNIKENVCAQIEKNFARAKWKKAVRVTTIMKRLRAPEQSDSRATSPAAAAPTDTAAQQPATDPSATLSAATPEGAPAAVTELPARVEMNQPAPEAGAGVAASAAEPQQPSLAPQDAEPTSRCNGEASTALHAPTEGGDEQG, from the exons ATGCCATTTGGCTGTTTGACAATCGGGGAAAAGAAGGATTATAACAATCCTTCAGACGTGACAGATAAATATGACATGGGCCAGCTTGTTAAATC GGAGGAGTTCTGTGAGATATTCAGGGCCAAGGACAAAaccacaatgaaaatgtacacatGTAAAAAGTTCCTGAAAAAGGATGGAAGGAAAGTCCGCAAGGCTGCGAAAAATGAGATCCTCATCTTGAAGAT GGTGAAGCATCCCAATATTCTCCAGCTGGTGGACGTCTTCGAGACCAAAAAAGAGTACTTCCTCTTCCTTGAACT TGCAACAGGCAGAGAGGTATTTGACTGGATCCTGGACCAAGGTTACTACTCAGAGCGAGACACCAGCAATGTGGTTCGCCAGGTGTTGGAGGCTGTCGCCTACCTGCACTCCCTGCGTATTGTTCACAGAAACCTCAAG ttggaGAACTTGGTCTATTACAACCGCCTGAAGCACTCTAAAATAGTCATCAGCGATTTCCATCTTGCCAAGCTTGAGAACGGACTAATCAAGGACCCCTGTGGGACACCAGAGTACCTGG CCCCAGAGGTGGTTGGCAGACAGCGATATGGCAGGCCTGTGGACTGCTGGGCAACAGGTGTCATcatgtacatact GCTGTCAGGCAACCCTCCCTTCTACGATGAAACCGATGACGATGATTATGAAAACCACGACAAGAACCTGTTCCGAAAGATCCTGGCAGGCGATTATGAGTTTGACTCTCCATACTGGGATGACATCTCTGATTCAG CTAAGAGCCTGGTTGCTCGTCTGATGGAGGTGGATCAAGACCAGAGACTGACAGCCCAGGAGGCTATAAACCATGAATG GATCTCTGGCGGTGCAGCTTCGGATAAGAACATcaaggaaaatgtgtgtgcacaaataGAGAAGAACTTTGCCAGAGCTAAATGGAAG AAAGCTGTGCGGGTCACCACCATCATGAAGAGACTGAGGGCACCTGAGCAGAGTGACTCGAGGGCAACcagtcctgcagcagctgcccCAACAGACACCGCAGCTCAGCAGCCTGCCACCGACCCCTCCGCAACTTTATCTGCTGCGACACCTGAGGGAGCGCCCGCTGCCGTCACAGAGCTCCCTGCCAGAGTGGAGATGAACCAGCCGGCACCCGAGGCTGGAGCTGGAGTGGCAGCCTCAGCTGCAGAGCCACAGCAGCCCAGCCTGGCGCCACAGGACGCCGAGCCCACATCGCGTTGTAACGGAGAAGCTTCGACCGCTCTCCATGCACCCACCGAGGGTGGGGATGAGCAGGGTTAG